One Streptomyces sp. NBC_01237 genomic region harbors:
- a CDS encoding acyltransferase family protein, whose product MSTAEIRSAGERLPTLTGMRWLAALSVFVYHAVWETFPAQLFGESGGRLVSNLGWVGVSFFFVLSGFVLAWSAKPGDTVRRFWRRRLLKIYPNHLVTLAAALLLALWAGAEVTGVVPGALLIQSWWSDPTISMGGNPVSWSLSCELLFYASFPLWRRLIARISPHHLWYWAAGLAAVVICLPFAAGLLPERPYLPWAPNPAWQFWFVYVFPLTRMLEFVLGVLMARIVREGRWVGPGLIGATVAMAAGYALSLYVPVLFVFAAATIVPLALLIGAGAVADVRGTPSPLRGRVMVRLGEISFAFYLWHHMVLTRLTGAFEKEQWSTAAATGVVALSLLVTLVLAWLLHDLVEQPVMRRFGRSARGRRTPPAGGTGGEAAPKDGERPERESAVPHGG is encoded by the coding sequence ATGAGCACGGCTGAGATCCGGTCCGCGGGAGAACGCCTTCCCACACTCACGGGGATGCGGTGGCTGGCCGCCCTCTCCGTCTTCGTCTACCACGCCGTCTGGGAGACCTTCCCGGCCCAGCTCTTCGGGGAGTCCGGGGGCCGGCTGGTGAGCAACCTCGGCTGGGTCGGGGTTTCGTTCTTCTTCGTGCTCAGCGGGTTCGTCCTGGCCTGGTCGGCCAAGCCCGGTGACACGGTGCGCCGCTTCTGGCGCCGGCGGCTGCTGAAGATCTACCCCAACCACCTGGTCACACTGGCGGCGGCACTCCTGCTGGCCCTGTGGGCGGGAGCGGAGGTCACCGGGGTGGTACCGGGGGCGCTGCTGATCCAGTCGTGGTGGTCCGACCCCACGATCTCCATGGGCGGCAACCCGGTGAGCTGGTCGCTCTCCTGCGAGCTGCTGTTCTACGCCTCGTTCCCGCTGTGGCGCAGGCTGATCGCCCGGATATCGCCGCACCACCTGTGGTACTGGGCGGCCGGGCTGGCGGCGGTGGTGATCTGTCTGCCGTTCGCGGCCGGGCTGCTGCCGGAGCGCCCGTATCTGCCCTGGGCACCCAACCCCGCCTGGCAGTTCTGGTTCGTCTACGTGTTTCCCCTGACCCGCATGCTCGAGTTCGTCCTCGGCGTCCTGATGGCACGCATCGTGCGGGAGGGCCGCTGGGTGGGGCCGGGTCTGATCGGCGCGACGGTCGCGATGGCGGCGGGCTACGCGCTCTCGCTCTACGTCCCGGTCCTGTTCGTGTTCGCGGCGGCGACCATCGTGCCCCTGGCCCTGCTGATCGGGGCCGGCGCGGTGGCCGACGTACGCGGAACCCCCTCACCCCTGCGCGGCAGAGTGATGGTCCGGCTGGGCGAGATCTCCTTCGCCTTCTACCTGTGGCACCACATGGTGCTGACCCGGCTGACCGGGGCGTTCGAGAAGGAGCAGTGGAGCACCGCGGCGGCCACCGGGGTCGTGGCGCTGTCGCTGCTGGTGACGCTGGTCCTGGCGTGGCTGCTGCACGATCTGGTCGAGCAGCCCGTCATGCGCCGGTTCGGCCGTTCCGCACGAGGGAGGCGCACCCCGCCCGCGGGAGGCACCGGGGGAGAGGCCGCGCCGAAGGACGGCGAACGTCCTGAGCGCGAGTCCGCGGTCCCGCACGGCGGATAG
- a CDS encoding SAM-dependent methyltransferase, protein MSQYAAKSADEVGEYFDDRNWLYELFGTAAFNLHIGWFDGGDEETEPKDRLIDVLAEACGLGEGDRMLDVGCGFGRPAVRAAQISGAHVTGINISAKQVEQATTLAAEAGLSDRVVFQQADGMNLPYPDNSFEHVWAVESVMYMSDREQALREIQRVLVPGGTFVLSDYVERTELSAEQRTALKEGFTVDALPTAEEYRTMLGTAGLSVERFEDATGQLRISAARIPQQLEKNAPVIAEKAGQEYADEFKAMVTRVGVLERDVLGYLIAVARNPKA, encoded by the coding sequence ATGTCGCAGTACGCAGCGAAGAGCGCCGACGAGGTAGGCGAGTACTTCGACGACCGGAACTGGCTCTACGAGCTGTTCGGGACCGCCGCCTTCAATCTGCACATCGGCTGGTTCGACGGTGGGGACGAGGAGACCGAGCCCAAGGACCGGCTGATCGATGTGCTGGCCGAGGCGTGCGGTCTCGGCGAGGGCGACCGGATGCTGGACGTGGGATGCGGCTTCGGCCGTCCCGCCGTCCGGGCCGCGCAGATCAGCGGCGCCCATGTCACCGGGATCAACATCAGCGCGAAGCAGGTCGAGCAGGCGACGACGCTCGCCGCCGAGGCCGGTCTTTCGGACCGGGTGGTCTTCCAGCAGGCCGACGGAATGAACCTGCCCTACCCGGACAACTCCTTCGAGCACGTCTGGGCCGTGGAGTCGGTGATGTACATGTCCGACCGTGAGCAGGCGCTGCGGGAGATCCAGCGGGTGCTGGTGCCCGGCGGTACGTTCGTGCTCTCCGACTACGTGGAGCGCACCGAACTGAGCGCCGAGCAGCGCACGGCGCTGAAGGAGGGCTTCACCGTCGACGCGCTCCCGACCGCCGAGGAGTACCGCACGATGCTCGGTACGGCGGGACTGTCCGTGGAGCGGTTCGAGGACGCGACCGGGCAGCTGCGCATCTCCGCCGCCAGGATTCCCCAGCAGCTGGAGAAGAACGCCCCGGTCATCGCCGAGAAGGCCGGACAGGAGTACGCCGACGAGTTCAAGGCCATGGTCACCAGGGTGGGTGTCCTGGAGCGCGATGTGCTCGGCTACCTGATCGCCGTGGCCAGGAACCCGAAGGCCTGA
- a CDS encoding nuclear transport factor 2 family protein, giving the protein MTSTQAETTAAGPKGYVSAEVYAQVQQFYARQMGLIDDGKPDEWAGTFTEDAVFEEAGRLDEPVRGREAIRLSSRARQERLDRDKIDFRHWLSMLDVSPQDDGSLHARTYALAMRTPRGGPLDVFASVLCRDHLVVVDGDWQVRHRNLRHDGSAQD; this is encoded by the coding sequence ATGACGAGTACGCAGGCCGAAACCACGGCAGCGGGCCCCAAGGGCTATGTGTCCGCCGAGGTCTACGCACAGGTGCAGCAGTTCTACGCCCGTCAGATGGGCCTCATCGACGACGGCAAGCCCGACGAGTGGGCCGGGACCTTCACCGAGGACGCGGTCTTCGAGGAGGCCGGCCGGCTGGACGAGCCGGTACGGGGCAGGGAGGCCATCCGGCTCTCCAGCCGGGCCAGGCAGGAGCGGCTCGACCGGGACAAGATCGATTTCCGGCACTGGCTGAGCATGCTCGACGTCAGCCCGCAGGACGACGGCAGCCTGCACGCCCGTACGTACGCGCTGGCGATGCGCACGCCGCGCGGCGGCCCGCTGGACGTCTTCGCCAGTGTGCTCTGCCGGGACCACCTGGTCGTGGTGGACGGGGACTGGCAGGTGCGCCACCGCAATCTGCGCCACGACGGCTCGGCCCAAGACTGA
- the rfbA gene encoding glucose-1-phosphate thymidylyltransferase RfbA, with the protein MKGIILAGGSGTRLHPITLGLSKQLLPVYDKPMIYYPLSVLMLAGIRDILIISTPEDLPHFRRLLGDGNSLGIELSYAQQPEPRGLAEAFVIGARHIGSGPVALVLGDNIFHGPGFSGLLRSHVPHTDGCLLFGYPVKDPERYGIAEADEFGRLLSIEEKPRRPASNRAITGLYFYDNDVVAIARDLRPSARGELEITDVNRHYLERGKAALVDLGRGFTWLDTGTHDSLLEASQYIQILERRQGLRIACIEEVALRMGFIDADQCHRLGVGLAKSGYGQYIVSVAEAVRAAGGGRGERSSEYGIRALAV; encoded by the coding sequence TTGAAGGGAATCATCCTGGCCGGCGGTAGCGGGACGCGACTGCACCCGATCACCCTCGGTCTCTCGAAGCAACTGCTGCCTGTGTACGACAAGCCGATGATCTACTACCCGCTGTCGGTCCTCATGCTGGCCGGTATCCGGGACATCCTCATCATCAGCACCCCCGAGGACCTGCCGCACTTCCGCAGGCTGCTCGGCGACGGCAACTCCCTCGGAATCGAGCTGAGTTACGCGCAGCAGCCGGAACCGCGCGGGCTGGCCGAGGCGTTCGTCATCGGGGCACGGCACATCGGCTCCGGCCCGGTCGCGCTCGTGCTGGGCGACAACATCTTCCACGGCCCCGGTTTCTCCGGGCTGCTGCGCAGCCATGTGCCGCACACCGACGGGTGTCTGCTGTTCGGCTATCCGGTCAAGGACCCCGAGCGGTACGGGATCGCCGAGGCCGACGAGTTCGGCCGGCTGCTCTCCATCGAGGAGAAGCCGCGGCGTCCGGCGTCCAACCGCGCCATCACCGGGCTGTACTTCTACGACAACGACGTGGTCGCCATCGCCAGGGACCTGCGCCCGTCGGCGCGCGGGGAGCTGGAGATCACCGATGTGAACCGCCACTACCTGGAGCGGGGCAAGGCCGCGCTGGTCGACCTCGGCCGGGGGTTCACCTGGCTGGACACCGGGACGCACGACTCCCTCCTGGAGGCGTCCCAGTACATCCAGATCCTGGAGCGCAGGCAGGGACTGCGCATCGCCTGTATCGAGGAGGTGGCGCTGCGCATGGGATTCATCGACGCGGACCAGTGTCACCGGCTCGGCGTCGGCCTGGCGAAGTCCGGATACGGCCAGTACATCGTGTCCGTGGCCGAGGCGGTACGTGCCGCGGGCGGAGGACGCGGAGAGCGGTCCTCCGAGTACGGGATCAGGGCACTCGCCGTATGA
- a CDS encoding LLM class flavin-dependent oxidoreductase: MKFGIVFFPTVGPADKPAQQYFDESLRLVDLAEELGFAHVKMVEHYFFSYGGYSPDPVTFLAAAAGRTSRVRLGTSATIPAFQHPVKLAGKLAMLDNISNGRVDAAFGRAFLPDEFKAFGVPIDESKDRFVEGVEAIKRLWTEEDVVFDGRFHQFGPVTLLPRPLQQPHPPVFVTTARSAESCAEAGRAGHSLQTVPNVMSTEELKNRLSVYRAEWAASGHEPGTEQIHFSYPCVVSLDGEEARRLGRHDDDRNTAAIHQAVQSWGTTTSSAYPGYERLFEATKRSHFDDKMNARKLLIGAPDQVRSQLEDIAEWFGDDITISLGVHSGHLSYEDAATTMRLMAEQVIPKLSRR, from the coding sequence ATGAAGTTCGGGATCGTCTTCTTTCCCACCGTCGGACCGGCCGACAAGCCGGCCCAGCAGTACTTCGACGAGAGCCTCAGGCTGGTCGACCTGGCCGAGGAACTGGGCTTCGCCCACGTCAAGATGGTGGAGCACTACTTCTTCTCGTACGGAGGCTACAGCCCCGACCCGGTCACCTTCCTGGCCGCGGCGGCGGGCCGCACCAGCCGCGTCCGGCTCGGCACGAGCGCGACCATCCCCGCGTTCCAGCACCCGGTGAAGCTGGCCGGCAAGCTCGCCATGCTCGACAACATCTCCAACGGCCGGGTGGACGCCGCGTTCGGACGCGCCTTCCTGCCCGACGAGTTCAAGGCGTTCGGCGTCCCCATCGACGAGAGCAAGGACCGCTTCGTCGAGGGTGTGGAGGCCATCAAGCGGCTCTGGACGGAAGAGGACGTCGTGTTCGACGGCCGGTTCCACCAGTTCGGCCCGGTCACCCTGCTGCCGCGGCCGTTGCAGCAGCCGCATCCCCCCGTCTTCGTCACCACCGCCCGCAGCGCCGAGTCCTGCGCCGAGGCGGGCCGGGCGGGTCACAGCCTGCAGACGGTGCCCAATGTGATGTCCACCGAGGAACTGAAGAACCGGCTGAGCGTCTACCGCGCGGAGTGGGCAGCCTCCGGGCACGAGCCGGGGACGGAGCAGATCCACTTCAGCTACCCGTGCGTGGTCTCCCTCGACGGCGAGGAGGCACGCCGTCTGGGACGCCACGACGACGACCGCAACACCGCGGCCATCCACCAGGCGGTGCAGTCCTGGGGCACCACCACCAGTTCCGCGTACCCGGGCTACGAGCGGCTGTTCGAGGCGACGAAGCGGTCCCACTTCGACGACAAGATGAACGCCCGGAAGCTCCTCATCGGTGCGCCGGATCAGGTCAGGTCCCAACTGGAGGACATCGCCGAGTGGTTCGGCGACGACATCACCATCAGTCTCGGTGTCCACTCGGGCCATCTCAGCTACGAGGACGCGGCCACCACCATGCGGCTGATGGCCGAGCAGGTCATTCCCAAGCTCTCCCGGCGATGA
- a CDS encoding acyl-CoA dehydrogenase family protein, which translates to MPGQPTTTTDLPTRAQRLAAVATRHAAGADRDGVLHRDVLEGILDAGFARHFVPREWGGVAGRTSDLLHAAAALGEGCASAAWTASVIAGAARMGAYLPEQGQRDLWAKGADTVVVGALMPRGSATSTDGGWRLSGRWEFTSGVGFSDWALVCATASGEHGPEAWFFALPRREYTVAESWDAVGMRGTASDTLVADDVFVPAHRGFSRGLVMAGRSTVSAAPCHTAPLRLVSGLLFGAPALGAARHALRIWSRHTAPGARPVEADPLTRLTLTRAATGIDGAALLLERAAGVADSGTATTTDALRNPVDCAVAVEKLVDTVELLYRTIGSTGQLASNPLQRVWRDAHTLASHVALRFDPAATAYGDHLLAQAREPAAQRSS; encoded by the coding sequence ATGCCGGGCCAGCCGACTACAACCACCGATCTGCCGACCAGGGCGCAGCGGCTCGCGGCCGTGGCCACCCGCCACGCCGCCGGGGCGGACCGTGACGGAGTGCTGCACAGGGACGTCCTGGAGGGCATCCTCGACGCGGGCTTCGCCCGGCACTTCGTCCCCCGGGAGTGGGGCGGAGTGGCCGGCCGGACCAGCGATCTGCTGCACGCCGCCGCCGCGCTCGGCGAGGGCTGCGCCTCGGCGGCCTGGACCGCGTCCGTGATCGCGGGCGCCGCGCGGATGGGTGCCTATCTGCCCGAGCAGGGACAGCGGGACCTCTGGGCCAAGGGCGCGGACACCGTCGTGGTGGGCGCCCTGATGCCCCGGGGCAGTGCGACGAGCACGGACGGCGGCTGGCGGCTGAGCGGCCGGTGGGAGTTCACCAGTGGCGTGGGCTTCTCCGACTGGGCGCTGGTGTGCGCGACGGCGTCCGGCGAGCACGGCCCGGAGGCATGGTTCTTCGCGCTGCCCCGCCGGGAGTACACGGTGGCGGAGAGCTGGGACGCCGTGGGGATGCGCGGCACCGCCAGCGACACCCTGGTCGCCGACGACGTGTTCGTACCGGCGCACCGCGGATTCTCCCGCGGGCTGGTGATGGCCGGGCGCAGCACGGTTTCGGCGGCCCCCTGTCACACGGCGCCGCTGCGGCTGGTGAGCGGTCTGCTGTTCGGCGCCCCCGCGCTGGGCGCGGCACGGCACGCGCTGCGGATCTGGTCCCGCCACACGGCTCCCGGTGCCCGGCCCGTCGAGGCCGATCCGCTGACCCGGCTGACCCTGACACGCGCCGCCACCGGCATCGACGGGGCCGCGCTGCTGCTGGAACGGGCCGCCGGCGTCGCCGATTCCGGCACGGCGACGACCACCGACGCGCTGCGCAACCCGGTGGACTGCGCCGTGGCGGTGGAGAAGCTCGTCGACACCGTCGAACTGCTGTACCGCACGATCGGCAGCACCGGGCAGCTCGCCTCGAACCCCCTCCAGCGCGTCTGGCGGGACGCCCACACCCTCGCGAGCCATGTGGCACTCCGCTTCGATCCCGCGGCCACGGCCTACGGGGACCACCTTCTGGCCCAGGCCCGGGAGCCGGCGGCACAACGGAGCAGCTGA
- a CDS encoding NADPH-dependent FMN reductase, whose protein sequence is MSDAPLKIGIIIGSVRTGRYADTIANWFIAEARKRTDLDIHVIDLAEPAILDELKLTLDARPEPADTPGLADRIEPLDGCVVITPEYNHGYPASLKLAIDYVYTAWQAKPVSFVSYGGMAGGQRAVEQLRQVFAEMHAVTLRDVVSFHNMWEQFDAEGHPLDPDGTGKAAEVLFDQLAWWGRTLREGREKQPYTA, encoded by the coding sequence ATGTCCGACGCACCTCTCAAGATCGGCATCATCATCGGGAGCGTCCGCACCGGGCGGTACGCCGACACGATCGCCAACTGGTTCATCGCCGAGGCCCGCAAGCGCACCGATCTGGACATCCACGTCATCGATCTCGCGGAGCCGGCGATCCTCGACGAGCTCAAGCTCACGCTCGACGCGCGCCCGGAGCCGGCGGACACGCCGGGACTGGCGGACCGTATCGAGCCGCTCGACGGCTGTGTCGTGATCACACCCGAGTACAACCACGGCTATCCCGCGTCCCTCAAACTGGCCATCGACTACGTGTACACCGCCTGGCAGGCGAAGCCGGTGTCGTTCGTCTCCTACGGGGGCATGGCCGGCGGACAGCGTGCCGTCGAGCAGCTCCGGCAGGTCTTCGCGGAGATGCACGCCGTCACCCTGCGGGACGTCGTGAGCTTCCACAACATGTGGGAGCAGTTCGACGCGGAGGGGCACCCGCTCGACCCGGACGGGACCGGCAAGGCCGCCGAGGTCCTCTTCGACCAGCTGGCCTGGTGGGGCAGGACGCTGCGCGAGGGGCGCGAGAAGCAGCCGTACACGGCATGA
- a CDS encoding 3-hydroxyacyl-CoA dehydrogenase NAD-binding domain-containing protein, with translation MSEQNKEPRTVTVIGAGTIGLSWIALFLGYGLRVRVNSRRPEAERIVQEGIALFAPFLPEEADRLADSADRLEFEPDLETAVADADVIVENAPDNLELKQELFERVGKAAPAGALILSSTSMLSPDAMGARMADRSRLVVGHPFNPPHVVPLIEVVAGEETDPEAVREAVEFYRSVGRVPVVLRKQILAFAANRLQNALLRESIHLVREGVVTVGELDEVVTNSIGLRWSTIGPFHAFHLGGGEGGLRKWLTGRAVGMEQGWELLGRPRVDDDLIETLVAQAEEAFGDKTYAELVRSRDTKQLAVLKALASVAPNA, from the coding sequence ATGAGTGAACAGAACAAGGAGCCCCGTACCGTCACGGTGATCGGGGCGGGCACCATCGGGCTGAGCTGGATCGCGCTCTTCCTCGGCTACGGGCTGCGTGTGCGGGTCAACAGCCGTCGCCCGGAGGCGGAGCGGATCGTCCAGGAGGGCATCGCGCTCTTCGCCCCCTTCCTCCCGGAGGAAGCGGACCGGCTGGCCGACTCCGCCGACCGGCTGGAGTTCGAGCCCGATCTGGAGACGGCGGTGGCGGACGCCGATGTCATCGTGGAGAACGCCCCGGACAATCTGGAGCTGAAGCAGGAGCTGTTCGAGCGGGTGGGCAAGGCCGCGCCGGCCGGTGCGCTGATCCTCTCCTCCACCTCGATGCTCAGCCCCGATGCCATGGGGGCGCGGATGGCGGACCGCAGCCGGCTCGTCGTCGGCCACCCGTTCAACCCGCCCCATGTGGTGCCGCTGATCGAGGTCGTGGCGGGCGAGGAGACGGATCCGGAGGCGGTGCGCGAGGCGGTCGAGTTCTACCGTTCGGTCGGCCGGGTTCCCGTCGTCCTGCGCAAGCAGATCCTCGCCTTCGCGGCCAACCGGCTGCAGAACGCCCTGCTGCGGGAGTCCATCCACCTCGTACGCGAGGGAGTGGTCACCGTCGGGGAACTGGACGAGGTCGTCACCAACTCCATCGGGCTGCGCTGGTCCACCATCGGTCCCTTCCACGCCTTCCACCTGGGGGGCGGCGAGGGGGGTCTGCGCAAGTGGCTCACCGGCCGCGCGGTCGGCATGGAGCAGGGCTGGGAGCTGCTGGGACGTCCGCGGGTGGACGACGACCTCATCGAGACGCTTGTCGCACAGGCGGAAGAGGCGTTCGGCGACAAGACCTACGCGGAACTCGTCCGGTCCCGCGACACCAAGCAGCTGGCCGTCCTGAAGGCGCTCGCGTCGGTAGCGCCGAACGCGTAG
- a CDS encoding DUF6365 family protein: MRLLFLATVVKEHHEATVGIDLANQLRSAGVESHFIVDTYNEQQVRAAGYAHTIVSPTMDAGILDVLRGVVGEFRPDAIVLSDYVAHWVAFTYAYRTDPWCVEEFGLPVIPLDLYELANTDFELEILGRPVRADDRILSMPAHLRPVPVARPEPAPGDGQALPYRLSRTIGPAPAAERERIRGPLGLSDDERLLVVPTMDWQRIIAAKGDRITRELGSRVPELIAGYLGKLPERTHFLLLGPEWEAFRRLPPERTHLVPSYSPAEHDDWVRSADGVMAFHLPSPALERSVFADVPGLYAVNGIEVAPGAGRTVLTDALGGVSGQVAEWLDAFPLPLPEFHLWPLRWNSIYRPLYAGNPFADAVAHAEILDEPSVVGRLEELLYDTAAQDRLATARDGYRRQIDALPDTVEVFSEAARRSGLSDLS; encoded by the coding sequence ATGCGGCTGTTGTTTCTCGCGACCGTGGTCAAGGAGCACCACGAGGCGACCGTCGGTATCGACCTCGCCAACCAGCTCCGAAGCGCCGGCGTGGAGAGTCACTTCATCGTCGACACCTACAACGAACAGCAGGTGCGGGCCGCGGGCTACGCCCACACGATCGTCTCGCCCACCATGGACGCCGGCATCCTCGACGTACTGCGCGGGGTCGTTGGGGAGTTCCGGCCGGACGCGATCGTGCTGAGCGACTATGTCGCGCACTGGGTCGCGTTCACCTACGCCTACCGGACGGACCCGTGGTGCGTGGAGGAGTTCGGCCTGCCGGTCATTCCGCTGGACCTGTACGAGCTGGCGAACACCGACTTCGAGCTGGAGATCCTGGGCCGCCCCGTACGGGCGGACGACCGGATCCTGTCCATGCCCGCGCATCTGCGGCCGGTCCCCGTGGCCCGGCCGGAACCGGCCCCCGGTGACGGCCAGGCCCTGCCCTACCGGCTGAGCCGGACGATCGGGCCGGCTCCGGCCGCCGAACGGGAGCGGATACGCGGCCCGCTCGGACTGTCCGACGACGAACGTCTCCTCGTGGTCCCCACCATGGACTGGCAGCGGATCATCGCGGCCAAGGGCGACCGGATCACCAGGGAGCTGGGCAGCCGGGTGCCGGAGCTGATCGCCGGTTATCTCGGGAAGCTGCCCGAGCGCACCCACTTCCTGCTGCTCGGACCGGAGTGGGAGGCGTTCCGGCGGCTGCCCCCGGAGCGGACCCACCTGGTGCCGTCCTACAGCCCCGCGGAACACGACGACTGGGTCCGTTCCGCGGACGGGGTGATGGCCTTCCACCTCCCCTCCCCCGCACTGGAGCGGTCCGTCTTCGCCGATGTCCCGGGTCTCTACGCGGTCAACGGGATCGAGGTGGCGCCCGGCGCCGGCCGCACGGTGCTCACGGACGCGCTGGGCGGAGTCTCCGGGCAGGTGGCGGAATGGCTGGACGCGTTCCCGCTGCCCCTGCCCGAATTCCATCTGTGGCCGCTGCGGTGGAACTCCATCTACCGGCCGCTGTACGCAGGCAATCCCTTCGCGGACGCGGTCGCGCACGCCGAGATCCTCGACGAGCCCTCGGTCGTCGGCCGGCTGGAGGAGCTGCTGTACGACACCGCCGCCCAGGACCGTCTGGCGACGGCACGCGACGGATACCGGCGGCAGATCGACGCCCTGCCCGACACCGTCGAGGTCTTCTCCGAGGCCGCCCGGCGATCCGGGCTGAGCGACCTGTCCTGA
- the rfbH gene encoding lipopolysaccharide biosynthesis protein RfbH, whose amino-acid sequence MNEAKARILEQVRAYHGSDEKEFEPGVSEVWPSGAVFDAEDRMALVEAALDMRIAAGVSSRTFEREFAKVFKLRKAHLANSGSSANLLAMSAFTSPQLEDRRLVPGDEVITVAAGFPTTVNPIIQNGLVPVFVDVELGTYNTTPERITEAIGPRTKAIMIAHSLGNPFAVEEVARIAEDHGLFLIEDNCDAVGSTYRGRLTGTFGDIATTSFYPAHHIAMGEGGCVLTDNLALARIVESMRDWGRDCWCEPGENNRCFKRFDYQMGTLPHGYDHKYIFSHVGYNLKSTDLQAALGLSQLRKLPDFGTARRANWRRLREGLDSVPGLLLPVATPDSDPSWFGFAITVAEDARYTRKELVSFLEARRIGTRRFFAGNLTRHPAYIDHPHRISGSLENSDRVATDTFWIGVYPGLSEEMIDYMAESIRDFTSKNS is encoded by the coding sequence GTGAACGAAGCCAAGGCCCGCATCCTGGAACAGGTCCGCGCGTACCACGGCAGTGACGAGAAGGAGTTCGAGCCGGGCGTCTCCGAAGTATGGCCGTCGGGCGCGGTGTTCGACGCCGAGGACCGGATGGCCCTGGTGGAGGCCGCCCTGGACATGCGGATCGCCGCGGGGGTGAGTTCTCGTACCTTCGAGCGGGAGTTCGCGAAGGTCTTCAAGCTCCGCAAGGCCCATCTGGCGAACTCCGGTTCCTCGGCGAACCTGCTCGCGATGTCCGCCTTCACCTCACCCCAGCTGGAGGACCGCCGGCTGGTCCCCGGTGACGAGGTGATCACCGTGGCGGCCGGATTCCCGACCACGGTGAATCCGATCATCCAGAACGGGCTGGTCCCCGTGTTCGTGGATGTGGAGCTGGGAACCTACAACACCACCCCGGAGCGGATCACCGAGGCCATCGGGCCGCGTACGAAGGCCATCATGATCGCCCACTCGCTGGGCAATCCCTTCGCCGTGGAGGAGGTCGCGCGCATCGCCGAGGACCACGGGCTGTTCCTGATCGAGGACAACTGCGACGCGGTCGGCTCCACCTACCGCGGCAGGCTGACGGGCACCTTCGGCGACATCGCGACGACCAGCTTCTACCCGGCCCATCACATCGCGATGGGCGAGGGCGGCTGTGTGCTCACGGACAATCTGGCACTGGCCAGGATCGTGGAGTCGATGCGGGACTGGGGCCGTGACTGCTGGTGCGAGCCCGGTGAGAACAACCGCTGCTTCAAGCGGTTCGACTACCAGATGGGCACGTTGCCGCACGGCTACGACCACAAGTACATCTTCTCGCACGTCGGCTACAACCTGAAGTCGACGGACCTTCAGGCAGCCCTGGGGCTCAGCCAGTTGCGCAAACTGCCGGACTTCGGGACGGCGCGGCGTGCCAACTGGCGGCGGCTGCGGGAGGGCCTGGACTCCGTACCGGGGCTGCTCCTGCCCGTGGCCACCCCGGACAGCGACCCCAGCTGGTTCGGCTTCGCCATCACCGTGGCCGAGGACGCCCGGTACACGCGCAAGGAGCTGGTGAGCTTCCTGGAGGCGCGCAGGATCGGTACCCGCCGGTTCTTCGCCGGCAACCTCACCCGCCACCCCGCGTACATCGACCACCCCCACCGCATCAGCGGCTCCCTGGAGAACAGCGACAGGGTCGCCACGGACACCTTCTGGATCGGTGTCTATCCCGGCCTGAGCGAGGAGATGATCGACTACATGGCGGAGTCCATCAGGGATTTCACCTCGAAGAACTCCTGA
- a CDS encoding SDR family NAD(P)-dependent oxidoreductase, whose product MDLSNQTALVTGGGRGIGREIAVALASAGARVTVIARDHAQLERTAALADPGGARVHTAVADVTDEQAVGRAVAEAHERFGPATLLVNNAGGYAPDEPPLWEADLGAWWRTVEINLFGTLVCSRAVLPAMLAAGGGRIISVGSDGGVIPMPLNSYNLSKNAVVRLTESLSIALAEQGAAVRTFAINPGLVRTSMTEQFVDRYPDTSWTPVELSGDLVTKLASGAYDALAGRYLSAEDDLDLLMSRIKEIEQEDLYVQRLRRFAPDGSVESIHWPE is encoded by the coding sequence ATGGATCTCTCGAACCAGACAGCGTTGGTGACCGGAGGGGGGCGCGGCATCGGAAGGGAGATCGCCGTCGCCCTCGCCTCCGCCGGGGCCCGGGTCACGGTGATCGCCCGCGATCACGCCCAACTGGAGCGGACGGCCGCCCTCGCCGACCCCGGTGGCGCACGGGTGCACACCGCCGTCGCGGACGTCACCGATGAGCAGGCCGTCGGCCGCGCGGTCGCCGAGGCCCACGAGCGCTTCGGCCCGGCGACCCTGCTGGTGAACAACGCGGGCGGTTACGCCCCCGACGAGCCCCCGCTGTGGGAGGCGGACCTCGGCGCGTGGTGGCGGACCGTGGAGATCAACCTCTTCGGGACGCTGGTGTGCAGCAGGGCCGTGCTGCCCGCGATGCTCGCCGCCGGGGGCGGCCGGATCATCAGTGTCGGCAGCGACGGCGGGGTGATCCCCATGCCGCTGAACTCCTACAACCTGAGCAAGAACGCCGTGGTCCGCCTGACGGAGTCGCTCTCCATCGCGCTGGCCGAGCAGGGCGCTGCCGTCCGGACGTTCGCCATCAACCCCGGGCTCGTCCGTACCTCGATGACGGAGCAGTTCGTCGACCGGTATCCGGATACCTCCTGGACTCCCGTCGAGCTGAGCGGGGACCTGGTCACCAAGCTGGCCTCCGGGGCCTACGACGCGCTCGCGGGCCGCTACCTCTCCGCGGAGGACGATCTGGATCTGCTGATGTCGCGGATCAAGGAGATCGAACAGGAAGACCTCTATGTACAGCGGCTGCGCAGGTTCGCACCCGACGGAAGCGTCGAGTCGATCCACTGGCCGGAATGA